In a single window of the Saccharothrix australiensis genome:
- a CDS encoding activator-dependent family glycosyltransferase: MRVLFATGSDRSIFLSSVPLAWALRTAGHEVRVACSPSLADVVTGAGLTAVPVGRDRDSFWRVTGPGPAAPDADAAPDADRGAGAAPDDPTALIRPYDVADAPEKATWRHLADGYRDTAVEWHRADAVPIVGDLVAFARHWRPDLVLWDAITYAGPIAAKACGAAHGRLLWGQDIFGVTRDHFRRLRDRQPPEDRADPLGDWLARYARRYGFGFDEDVVTGQFTVDQLPPSLATPADLRYVPMRYVPYGGSAIVPRWLTAPPERPRIAVTLGITEVAERTSSYASGLREILTALSEMDAEVVATVADPRRQGLDDLPDNVRVFPRVPLHALVPTCAAVVHHAGFGTLATTSAYGVPQLALPVDFDEPALARRLAGQGAALTIPADRVTGPAVRDGVLRLLGEPSFRERAGLLRDEMLAMPSPGDVVARLEDLAAAAVDA, translated from the coding sequence ATGCGCGTGCTGTTCGCCACCGGGTCGGACCGGAGCATCTTCCTGTCCTCGGTGCCGCTGGCCTGGGCGCTGCGCACCGCGGGCCACGAGGTGCGCGTCGCCTGCTCGCCGTCCCTCGCGGACGTGGTCACCGGCGCGGGCCTGACCGCGGTGCCGGTCGGCCGGGACCGCGACAGCTTCTGGCGCGTCACCGGGCCGGGACCCGCGGCCCCGGACGCCGACGCCGCACCGGACGCCGACCGGGGAGCCGGTGCCGCACCGGACGACCCGACGGCCCTGATCCGGCCCTACGACGTGGCCGACGCGCCGGAGAAGGCCACGTGGCGCCACCTGGCCGACGGCTACCGGGACACCGCGGTCGAATGGCACCGGGCGGACGCCGTGCCGATCGTCGGCGACCTCGTGGCCTTCGCCCGGCACTGGCGGCCCGACCTCGTGCTCTGGGACGCGATCACCTACGCCGGCCCGATCGCGGCGAAGGCGTGCGGCGCCGCGCACGGGCGGCTGCTGTGGGGTCAGGACATCTTCGGCGTCACCCGCGACCACTTCCGGCGGCTGCGCGACCGGCAGCCGCCGGAGGACCGGGCCGACCCGCTCGGCGACTGGCTCGCCCGGTACGCCCGCCGGTACGGCTTCGGGTTCGACGAGGACGTGGTCACCGGGCAGTTCACCGTCGACCAGCTCCCGCCCTCGCTGGCCACGCCGGCCGACCTGCGCTACGTGCCGATGCGGTACGTGCCCTACGGCGGGTCGGCGATCGTGCCGAGGTGGCTGACCGCTCCGCCCGAGCGGCCGAGGATCGCCGTGACGCTCGGCATCACCGAGGTCGCCGAGCGGACCTCGTCCTACGCCTCCGGGCTGCGGGAGATCCTGACCGCGCTGTCCGAAATGGACGCCGAGGTGGTGGCGACCGTCGCGGACCCGCGCCGCCAAGGGCTGGACGACCTGCCCGACAACGTGCGCGTCTTCCCACGGGTGCCGCTGCACGCGCTGGTGCCCACCTGCGCCGCGGTCGTCCACCACGCCGGCTTCGGGACGCTCGCGACCACGTCGGCCTACGGCGTGCCGCAACTGGCCCTGCCGGTGGACTTCGACGAGCCCGCGTTGGCGCGCCGGCTCGCCGGGCAGGGCGCGGCGCTGACCATCCCGGCCGACCGGGTCACCGGGCCGGCCGTCCGCGACGGCGTGCTGCGCCTGCTGGGCGAGCCGTCCTTCCGCGAGCGGGCCGGCCTGCTGCGCGACGAGATGCTGGCCATGCCCTCACCCGGCGACGTCGTGGCGCGCCTGGAAGACCTCGCCGCAGCCGCGGTCGACGCCTGA
- a CDS encoding activator-dependent family glycosyltransferase, which translates to MTEPRGKHMRVLFATCPNKSIFQYFAPMAWALRTAGHDVRVAAQPKFADVITQAGLTAVPVGRDTPTLELEDQAVREAGRAGLPPPYDVAEHPEKASWPYLSSAYRHNVEWWYRVENFPITADLVAFARWWRPDLVVREPTTFAGAIAAKASGAAHARMLWGQDVFGIARGEFLRLRASRPPGDRADPLAEWLGGYGEKYGFEFTEDMVTGQFTIDQFPASLQESADLRYVRTRHVPYGGPAVVPDWLRVPPSRPRVALTMGLSATEHYGGYVVGVGEILDALSDLDVEVVATVADDQRDGLVAPDNARVVPYVPWHALTATCAAVIHHAGGATLATTSLHGVPQLAIPFHFDQTIYARKLAAHGAGLMLDTGRATGQAVREHLLRLLDEPAFGRRAEDLRDEMLALPSPGELASRLAELC; encoded by the coding sequence ATGACCGAGCCGAGGGGGAAGCACATGCGCGTGCTGTTCGCGACGTGCCCGAACAAGAGCATCTTCCAGTACTTCGCGCCGATGGCGTGGGCGCTGCGCACCGCCGGCCACGACGTCCGCGTGGCCGCCCAGCCGAAGTTCGCCGACGTCATCACGCAGGCCGGCCTGACCGCGGTGCCGGTCGGCCGCGACACGCCGACGTTGGAGCTGGAGGACCAGGCCGTCCGCGAGGCCGGGCGGGCCGGCCTGCCCCCGCCCTACGACGTGGCCGAGCACCCGGAGAAGGCTTCCTGGCCGTACCTGTCGTCGGCGTACCGGCACAACGTCGAATGGTGGTACCGGGTCGAGAACTTCCCGATCACGGCCGACCTGGTGGCGTTCGCCCGCTGGTGGCGGCCGGACCTGGTGGTCCGCGAGCCCACGACGTTCGCCGGCGCGATCGCGGCCAAGGCGAGCGGCGCGGCGCACGCCCGGATGCTGTGGGGCCAGGACGTCTTCGGCATCGCGCGCGGCGAGTTCCTGCGGCTGCGGGCGTCCCGACCGCCGGGCGACCGCGCCGACCCGCTCGCCGAGTGGCTCGGCGGGTACGGCGAGAAGTACGGCTTCGAGTTCACCGAGGACATGGTCACCGGGCAGTTCACCATCGACCAGTTCCCGGCCTCGCTCCAGGAGTCGGCGGACCTGCGGTACGTGCGCACGCGGCACGTGCCCTACGGCGGGCCCGCCGTCGTGCCGGACTGGCTGCGCGTCCCGCCGTCGCGGCCGAGGGTCGCGCTGACGATGGGGTTGAGCGCGACCGAGCACTACGGCGGCTACGTCGTCGGCGTGGGCGAGATCCTCGACGCGCTGTCCGACCTGGACGTCGAGGTGGTCGCGACGGTCGCCGACGACCAGCGGGACGGCCTGGTGGCGCCCGACAACGCGCGGGTGGTGCCGTACGTGCCGTGGCACGCCCTGACGGCCACGTGCGCCGCGGTCATCCACCACGCGGGCGGGGCGACCCTGGCCACCACCTCGCTGCACGGCGTGCCGCAGTTGGCCATCCCGTTCCACTTCGACCAGACGATCTACGCGCGCAAGCTCGCCGCGCACGGCGCGGGCCTGATGCTCGACACCGGCCGGGCGACGGGGCAGGCGGTGCGGGAGCACCTGCTGCGCCTGCTGGACGAGCCCGCCTTCGGGCGGCGGGCGGAGGACCTGCGCGACGAGATGCTCGCGCTGCCCTCGCCCGGCGAGCTGGCGTCGCGACTGGCCGAACTGTGCTGA
- a CDS encoding activator-dependent family glycosyltransferase → MRVLFVSYPEKTIFQYFAPMAWALRTAGHDVRVATQPKFADVVTQAGLTAVPVGGDRDIWRLAEHRTRERDATRAGLPAPFDVVDEPDLITWEHLSAGYARQVDWWFRMKSVPLVTELVDYARYWRPDLVVWEPTTFAGPIAAKAVGAAHARMLYSVDVFGVTRDHFLRLGRDRTDRADPLADWLGGYADKYGFGFAEDMVTGHFTIDQIPGPLRTPADLHYVPVRYVPYGGPAVVPKWLWQSDGRPRVALTLGLSATERFDGYTVGVGDILDALADLDVEVVATIADRVRDRLGATPGNARIVPYVPLHALVPTCAAVIHHAGAATLATTSLHAVPQLALPFHFDQPALGRALAAQGAGIAIHSTEATGEHVRDAVLRLLREPGFRDAAVRLRDDVLATPSPTEAVGGIEGLVDRYRDAR, encoded by the coding sequence ATGCGCGTCCTGTTCGTCAGCTACCCGGAGAAGACCATCTTCCAGTACTTCGCGCCGATGGCGTGGGCGCTGCGCACCGCGGGCCACGACGTCCGCGTGGCGACCCAGCCGAAGTTCGCCGACGTCGTCACGCAGGCCGGCCTGACCGCCGTGCCGGTCGGCGGCGACCGCGACATCTGGCGGCTGGCCGAGCACCGGACGCGGGAGCGGGACGCGACGCGCGCGGGGCTGCCCGCGCCCTTCGACGTGGTCGACGAGCCGGACCTGATCACCTGGGAGCACCTGAGCGCGGGCTACGCGCGACAGGTCGACTGGTGGTTCCGGATGAAGAGCGTCCCGCTGGTCACCGAGCTGGTCGACTACGCCCGGTACTGGCGGCCCGACCTGGTCGTCTGGGAGCCGACGACGTTCGCCGGCCCGATCGCGGCCAAGGCGGTGGGCGCCGCGCACGCCCGGATGCTCTACAGCGTCGACGTCTTCGGCGTGACCCGCGACCACTTCCTCCGCCTCGGCCGGGACCGGACCGACCGCGCCGACCCGCTGGCCGACTGGCTCGGCGGCTACGCCGACAAGTACGGCTTCGGGTTCGCCGAGGACATGGTCACCGGCCACTTCACCATCGACCAGATCCCCGGCCCGCTGCGGACGCCCGCCGACCTGCACTACGTGCCGGTGCGCTACGTGCCCTACGGCGGGCCGGCCGTGGTGCCGAAGTGGCTGTGGCAGTCCGACGGCAGGCCGAGGGTCGCGCTGACGCTCGGGCTGTCGGCCACCGAGCGGTTCGACGGCTACACGGTGGGCGTCGGTGACATCCTCGACGCGCTGGCCGACCTCGACGTGGAGGTCGTGGCCACCATCGCCGACCGGGTGCGCGACCGGCTCGGCGCGACGCCGGGCAACGCGCGGATCGTGCCGTACGTCCCGCTGCACGCCCTGGTGCCGACGTGCGCGGCGGTCATCCACCACGCCGGCGCGGCGACCCTGGCCACCACCAGCCTGCACGCGGTGCCGCAGTTGGCGCTGCCCTTCCACTTCGACCAGCCCGCGCTCGGCCGCGCCCTCGCCGCGCAGGGCGCGGGCATCGCGATCCACTCGACGGAGGCGACCGGCGAGCACGTCCGGGACGCCGTGCTGCGGCTGCTGCGGGAGCCGGGTTTCCGCGACGCCGCGGTCCGGCTGCGCGACGACGTGCTGGCCACGCCGTCGCCCACCGAGGCCGTCGGCGGGATCGAGGGCCTGGTCGACCGGTACCGCGACGCCCGATGA
- a CDS encoding activator-dependent family glycosyltransferase, producing the protein MTVRVLFTTSAVRSYLLTLAPLAWALRTAGHEVRVAARPGFADVITQAGLTAVPVGSDRDPWARVSPERIQAARPGLRPPYDAAGTPRDEVAWERLKAGYDREVTWWHKAENVPVIAGLVDFARHWRPDLVLWEPTSYAGAIAAKAVGAAHGRLLWGTDVFGVTREHFLRLREQRPPEDRADPLADWLGANARHHGAEYSEDMATGQFTIDQLPASLALPTGLHRVPLRYTPHGGAAVVPRWLREDPRSPRVALTFGLAATDSFGGYTVPVQSILDTLGELDVEVVATIGDEQKRALDRIPPNARVVPYVPLHDLAPTCAAVVHHAGAATLATVSLHGVPQLSLPFHFDEPIVARALAAQGAGLTLPPDQVTGTAVRDHLLRLLTEPGFGERAHALRAELLAMPGPGDLVGALEELTAKHRVTAA; encoded by the coding sequence GTGACCGTGCGGGTCCTGTTCACCACCTCCGCGGTGCGGAGCTACCTGCTGACGCTGGCGCCGCTGGCCTGGGCGCTGCGCACGGCGGGCCACGAGGTGCGGGTGGCCGCCCGGCCGGGTTTCGCCGACGTCATCACGCAGGCGGGCCTGACCGCCGTGCCGGTCGGCAGCGACCGCGACCCCTGGGCGCGGGTCTCGCCGGAGCGGATCCAGGCCGCGCGGCCGGGCCTGCGCCCGCCGTACGACGCGGCGGGCACGCCGCGCGACGAGGTCGCGTGGGAGCGCCTGAAGGCCGGGTACGACCGGGAGGTCACCTGGTGGCACAAGGCGGAGAACGTCCCGGTGATCGCCGGCCTGGTGGACTTCGCCCGGCACTGGCGGCCGGACCTCGTGCTGTGGGAGCCCACCAGCTACGCGGGCGCGATCGCGGCCAAGGCGGTCGGCGCGGCGCACGGCAGGTTGCTGTGGGGCACGGACGTCTTCGGCGTCACCCGCGAGCACTTCCTGCGGCTGCGCGAGCAGCGGCCGCCCGAGGACCGCGCCGACCCGCTGGCCGACTGGCTCGGGGCCAACGCCCGGCACCACGGGGCCGAGTACTCCGAGGACATGGCCACCGGCCAGTTCACCATCGACCAGCTGCCCGCGTCGCTGGCCCTGCCGACCGGGCTGCACCGCGTCCCGCTGCGCTACACGCCCCACGGCGGCGCGGCCGTGGTGCCCCGGTGGCTCCGCGAGGACCCGCGGTCGCCCCGGGTCGCGCTGACCTTCGGCCTCGCCGCCACCGACTCCTTCGGCGGCTACACCGTGCCCGTGCAGTCCATTTTGGACACGTTGGGCGAGTTGGACGTCGAGGTCGTCGCGACGATCGGCGACGAGCAGAAGCGCGCGCTGGACCGCATACCGCCCAACGCGCGGGTGGTGCCCTACGTGCCGCTGCACGACCTCGCGCCCACCTGCGCGGCGGTCGTCCACCACGCGGGCGCGGCGACGCTGGCGACGGTGAGCCTGCACGGCGTGCCGCAGCTCAGCCTGCCCTTCCACTTCGACGAGCCGATCGTGGCCCGCGCCCTGGCCGCCCAGGGCGCGGGGCTGACCCTGCCGCCCGACCAGGTCACCGGCACCGCCGTCCGGGACCACCTGCTGCGGCTGCTGACCGAGCCGGGCTTCGGCGAGCGGGCCCACGCGCTGCGCGCCGAGCTGCTGGCCATGCCGGGGCCCGGCGACCTGGTCGGCGCCTTGGAGGAACTGACCGCGAAGCACCGCGTCACCGCCGCCTGA
- a CDS encoding activator-dependent family glycosyltransferase → MRVLFTTVPEPTVFRSTVPLAWALLTAGHEVRVAVPPALTGEVTRAGLTAVPVGRDRDIWQSFETRPAELAALRTALLAPYDAAVEPDVPWEHLKAAYDYHVTWWHKMDAFPVVGDLVAFARHWRPDLVVWEPTTFAGAIAAKAVGAAHARLLWGLDVFGVTRDRYLRLRARQPRRARGDALADWLGQQAGRFGVGFSEDMTRGDVTIDPLPDSLRMSADVRRVPMRHVPYDGPVTTPAHLPGAPDRPRVLVALGGTGGEAFGGYPVRAAEILDALGDLDVEVVAALDGDPPARLPANAVAVPPLPLSALLPGCAAVVHHPGPAGLAAAALHGVPQLVLPVHADDPPLADRVAERGAGVVLHSTRASGRSIRDHLLRLLGDAAFGRAADRLRAEMLAMPAPHEVVGRLVALVAGQRSGG, encoded by the coding sequence ATGCGCGTGCTGTTCACCACGGTCCCCGAGCCGACGGTGTTCCGGAGCACGGTGCCGCTGGCGTGGGCGCTGCTCACCGCCGGGCACGAGGTCCGGGTGGCCGTCCCGCCCGCGCTGACCGGCGAGGTCACGCGGGCGGGGCTGACCGCGGTGCCGGTCGGCCGGGACCGCGACATCTGGCAGTCGTTCGAGACCCGGCCCGCGGAGCTGGCGGCGCTGCGGACGGCGCTGCTCGCGCCGTACGACGCGGCGGTGGAGCCGGACGTGCCGTGGGAGCACCTGAAGGCCGCCTACGACTACCACGTCACGTGGTGGCACAAGATGGACGCCTTCCCGGTGGTCGGCGACCTGGTGGCGTTCGCCCGGCACTGGCGGCCGGACCTGGTCGTCTGGGAGCCCACCACCTTCGCGGGCGCGATCGCGGCCAAGGCCGTCGGCGCGGCGCACGCCCGCCTGCTGTGGGGCCTGGACGTTTTCGGCGTCACCCGCGACCGCTACCTGCGGCTGCGGGCGCGGCAGCCGCGCCGCGCGCGGGGCGACGCGCTGGCCGACTGGCTGGGGCAGCAGGCCGGTCGCTTCGGCGTGGGGTTCAGCGAGGACATGACGCGCGGCGACGTCACGATCGACCCGCTGCCCGACTCGCTGCGCATGTCCGCCGACGTGCGGCGCGTCCCGATGCGCCACGTGCCCTACGACGGGCCCGTGACGACGCCGGCCCACCTGCCCGGCGCGCCGGACCGGCCCAGGGTCCTCGTCGCGCTCGGCGGCACGGGCGGCGAGGCGTTCGGCGGCTACCCGGTGCGCGCGGCGGAGATCCTGGACGCGCTGGGCGACCTCGACGTCGAGGTGGTGGCCGCGCTCGACGGCGACCCGCCGGCCCGGTTGCCCGCCAACGCGGTCGCCGTGCCACCGCTGCCGCTGTCCGCGCTCCTGCCCGGCTGCGCGGCCGTCGTGCACCACCCCGGCCCCGCCGGGCTGGCCGCCGCCGCCCTGCACGGCGTGCCCCAACTGGTGCTGCCCGTGCACGCCGACGACCCGCCGCTGGCCGACCGCGTCGCGGAGCGGGGCGCGGGCGTGGTGCTGCACTCCACCCGCGCGAGCGGGCGGAGCATCCGCGACCACCTGCTGCGCCTGCTCGGCGACGCCGCGTTCGGGCGCGCGGCGGACCGCTTGCGCGCCGAGATGCTGGCCATGCCCGCGCCGCACGAGGTCGTCGGGCGGCTGGTGGCGCTCGTCGCCGGACAACGATCGGGAGGGTGA
- a CDS encoding NAD-dependent epimerase/dehydratase: MTQGIAKPLVVVLGASGLLGTAVTRQLADRPVRLRAVGRRRTAVPPGCRAEVEVVRSDLTEPGALAAAVADADVVIHLVAHIAGPATWRVSAGDRLAERVNLGLVRDLVDACRARPRDRPPVVVFAGSMSQVGRPRSARIDETHPDEPLTVYDRQKLAAEQALKAADADGVLRAITLRLATLFTRGTDGTALDRGVVAAMIRRALAGQPLTMWHDGTVKRDLLCVDDAARAFTAAVDHADALAGGHWLVGTGVATAVGDLFRALIGKVSAHTGQAPVPLLRVEPADHSSPTDLIDFVLDPAAFRRATGWVPTVALDEALDRAVAAVAAEAGAPAASSR; encoded by the coding sequence GTGACACAGGGCATCGCCAAGCCGTTGGTCGTCGTGCTCGGCGCGTCGGGGCTGCTGGGCACCGCGGTCACCAGGCAGCTCGCCGACCGGCCGGTGCGGCTGCGGGCCGTCGGCCGCAGGCGGACGGCGGTACCGCCCGGCTGCCGGGCCGAGGTGGAGGTCGTGCGCAGCGACCTGACCGAGCCCGGCGCGCTCGCCGCCGCGGTGGCCGACGCCGACGTGGTGATCCACCTCGTCGCGCACATCGCGGGCCCGGCCACCTGGCGGGTGAGCGCGGGCGACCGGCTCGCCGAGCGGGTCAACCTCGGGCTGGTGCGCGACCTGGTCGACGCCTGCCGGGCACGGCCGCGCGACCGGCCGCCGGTGGTGGTGTTCGCCGGCTCCATGTCGCAGGTCGGCCGGCCACGCTCGGCGCGGATCGACGAGACCCACCCGGACGAGCCGCTGACCGTGTACGACCGGCAGAAGCTGGCCGCGGAGCAGGCGCTGAAGGCGGCCGACGCCGACGGGGTGCTCCGGGCGATCACGCTGCGCCTGGCGACGCTGTTCACGCGGGGCACGGACGGCACGGCACTGGACCGGGGCGTCGTGGCGGCGATGATCCGGCGCGCGCTGGCCGGCCAGCCGCTGACCATGTGGCACGACGGCACGGTCAAGCGGGACCTGCTGTGCGTGGACGACGCCGCCCGCGCCTTCACCGCCGCGGTCGACCACGCGGACGCGCTGGCCGGCGGGCACTGGCTGGTCGGCACCGGCGTGGCCACCGCGGTCGGCGACCTGTTCCGGGCGCTGATCGGGAAGGTGTCGGCGCACACCGGGCAGGCGCCGGTGCCGCTGCTGCGGGTGGAGCCCGCCGACCACTCCAGCCCGACCGACCTGATCGACTTCGTGCTCGACCCCGCCGCGTTCCGGCGCGCCACCGGCTGGGTGCCGACGGTCGCGCTGGACGAGGCGCTGGACCGCGCCGTCGCCGCGGTGGCCGCGGAGGCGGGCGCGCCGGCCGCGTCGTCGCGGTGA
- a CDS encoding aldo/keto reductase, with product MRKTPIDANLELGRTGLGCMSMTGGYAPATRDDRESIQVVHRALDLGVALFDTADIYGPFSNEQLLGRALRGRRDRAVIATKCGLVPGPDGALSRDGRPEHIRAACEGSLRRLGVDVIDLYQLHRVDPAVPLEETWGAMADLVAEGKVRALGISHATVPELALVHSLFPLAAVQYELSILAPQLRADVLPWCQANGVAFVAFAPIGRGYLTGGVDGVGVGDSRSSDPRFTADALAANRPIVEGVRSVAERVGATPAQVAIAWVLAQGDRVVPIPGTRTLRRLEENVAALDVRLGPEDLRELDALPVPTGRMQWDRWRSTDNFGRRVGAR from the coding sequence ATGCGGAAAACTCCGATCGATGCAAACCTCGAACTCGGCCGGACCGGTCTCGGCTGCATGTCGATGACGGGCGGCTACGCGCCGGCCACCCGCGACGACCGGGAGTCGATCCAGGTCGTCCACCGGGCGCTCGACCTCGGCGTCGCGCTGTTCGACACGGCGGACATCTACGGGCCGTTCAGCAACGAGCAGCTGCTCGGCCGGGCGTTGCGCGGCCGTCGCGACCGGGCCGTCATCGCCACCAAGTGCGGCCTGGTGCCGGGGCCCGACGGCGCGCTGAGCCGCGACGGCAGGCCCGAGCACATCCGGGCCGCCTGCGAGGGCTCGCTGCGCCGGCTGGGCGTGGACGTGATCGACCTGTACCAGCTGCACCGGGTCGACCCGGCGGTGCCGCTGGAGGAGACCTGGGGCGCGATGGCGGACCTCGTCGCCGAGGGCAAGGTGCGCGCGCTGGGCATCTCGCACGCGACCGTGCCCGAGCTGGCCCTGGTGCACTCGCTGTTCCCGCTGGCCGCCGTGCAGTACGAGCTGTCCATCCTGGCGCCCCAGTTGCGCGCCGACGTGCTGCCCTGGTGCCAGGCCAACGGCGTGGCGTTCGTGGCGTTCGCGCCGATCGGCCGGGGCTACCTCACGGGCGGCGTCGACGGCGTCGGCGTCGGCGACTCCCGGTCCAGCGACCCGAGGTTCACCGCCGACGCGCTGGCGGCCAACCGGCCGATCGTCGAGGGCGTGCGGTCGGTCGCCGAGCGGGTCGGCGCGACGCCCGCCCAGGTCGCGATCGCGTGGGTGCTGGCCCAGGGCGACCGCGTGGTGCCGATACCGGGCACCCGGACGCTGCGCCGGCTGGAGGAGAACGTGGCCGCGCTCGACGTGCGGCTCGGCCCGGAGGACCTCCGCGAACTCGACGCGCTGCCGGTGCCCACCGGCCGGATGCAGTGGGACCGCTGGCGGTCGACCGACAACTTCGGGCGGCGGGTCGGCGCCCGGTAG
- a CDS encoding activator-dependent family glycosyltransferase — protein sequence MRVLFTTYAVKTHFQAMVPLAWALRNAGHEVRVASQPELTDVITGAGLTAVPVGTDHALWRTANRFLTRRYAELNPEVHRSVREARVLPFDQADTAPERLTWDDLAPAYDNLVRSWYRVVNGTMVDDLVDFARHWRPDLVIWEPNSYAGSIAARVVGAAHARLLWGVDVFAVTRARLLRLRDGRPADDRADVLGEWLAEQLGAHGADFTEDVVTGHFTIDQLPSPLRMTADLHYVRMGYRPYNGTAVVPRWLWAPPERPRVALTLGVTSTEGFGGYGVGVQDVLDSLADLDIEIVATVADRERHRLRSVPANTRVVPSVPLHALLPSCAAAIHHAGFGTLSTSLYYGVPPMSLPERFDEPLLARRVAAHGAGLSVHMSEATGEQVRAGVQRLLAEPSFRQRIAPLRAELLALPSPADLVARLEELAAGYRTGVAAARRSAAL from the coding sequence ATGCGGGTCCTGTTCACCACGTACGCGGTGAAGACGCATTTCCAGGCGATGGTGCCGCTGGCGTGGGCGCTGCGCAACGCCGGGCACGAGGTGCGGGTGGCCAGCCAGCCGGAGCTGACCGACGTGATCACCGGCGCGGGCCTCACCGCGGTGCCGGTCGGCACGGACCACGCGCTGTGGCGCACCGCGAACCGGTTCCTCACCCGCCGCTACGCCGAGCTGAACCCCGAGGTGCACCGGTCGGTCCGCGAGGCGCGGGTGCTGCCGTTCGACCAGGCGGACACCGCGCCGGAGCGGCTGACGTGGGACGACCTCGCGCCCGCCTACGACAACCTCGTCCGGTCGTGGTACCGGGTCGTCAACGGCACCATGGTCGACGACCTGGTCGACTTCGCCCGGCACTGGCGTCCCGACCTGGTGATCTGGGAGCCGAACAGCTACGCGGGGTCGATCGCCGCGCGGGTCGTCGGCGCCGCGCACGCCCGGCTGCTGTGGGGCGTGGACGTCTTCGCCGTCACCAGGGCGCGCCTGCTCCGCCTGCGCGACGGGCGGCCCGCCGACGACCGCGCCGACGTGCTGGGTGAGTGGCTGGCGGAGCAGCTCGGCGCGCACGGCGCGGACTTCACCGAGGACGTGGTCACCGGCCACTTCACCATCGACCAGCTGCCCTCCCCGCTGCGGATGACCGCCGACCTGCACTACGTGCGCATGGGGTACCGGCCCTACAACGGCACGGCGGTGGTGCCCCGGTGGCTGTGGGCGCCGCCGGAGCGGCCGAGGGTCGCGCTGACCCTCGGCGTCACGTCGACGGAGGGCTTCGGCGGGTACGGCGTCGGCGTCCAGGACGTGCTCGACTCGTTGGCGGACCTCGACATCGAGATCGTCGCCACGGTGGCCGACCGCGAGCGGCACCGGCTGCGGTCGGTGCCCGCCAACACCAGGGTCGTCCCGTCCGTGCCGCTGCACGCGCTGCTGCCGAGCTGCGCCGCGGCCATCCACCACGCGGGTTTCGGCACCCTGTCCACCTCGCTGTACTACGGGGTGCCGCCGATGTCGCTGCCCGAGCGGTTCGACGAGCCGCTGCTGGCGCGCCGGGTCGCGGCGCACGGCGCGGGACTGTCGGTGCACATGTCCGAGGCCACCGGCGAGCAGGTGCGCGCCGGCGTCCAGCGGCTGCTGGCCGAACCGTCGTTCCGGCAGCGCATCGCACCGCTGCGGGCCGAACTGCTCGCCCTGCCGTCACCAGCGGACCTGGTGGCGCGCCTGGAAGAACTCGCCGCGGGGTACCGCACCGGCGTCGCCGCCGCCCGGCGGTCCGCCGCCCTCTGA
- the rfbA gene encoding glucose-1-phosphate thymidylyltransferase RfbA, whose amino-acid sequence MKGIILAGGSGTRLYPLTAATSKQLLPVYDKPLVYYPLSVLMLADIREVLIISTPASVPVMRELLGDGAHLGLDISYAVQTEPRGIADAFLLGADHIGGGDSALILGDNIFHGTGFPGLLRDSRKNLDGCTLFGYPVSDPQRYGIGELDARGELVSIEEKPARPRSDNAITGLYFYDSDVVEIARGLRPSARGELEITDVNRAYLAAGRARLVRLGRGFTWLDAGTHQSLLEAGQYVQVLENRQGVRVACLEEIALRMGFITADECYALGERMANSQYGQYVMAVARSAA is encoded by the coding sequence ATGAAGGGGATCATCCTCGCCGGCGGGAGCGGGACCCGGCTCTACCCGCTCACCGCCGCCACCTCCAAGCAGCTGCTGCCGGTCTACGACAAGCCGCTGGTCTACTACCCGCTGTCCGTGCTGATGCTCGCGGACATCCGCGAGGTGCTGATCATCTCGACCCCGGCGAGCGTGCCCGTGATGCGGGAGCTGCTCGGCGACGGCGCGCACCTGGGCCTGGACATCAGCTACGCCGTGCAGACCGAGCCGCGCGGGATCGCCGACGCGTTCCTGCTCGGCGCCGACCACATCGGCGGCGGCGACTCGGCGCTCATCCTGGGCGACAACATCTTCCACGGCACCGGGTTCCCCGGCCTGCTGCGCGACTCGCGCAAGAACCTCGACGGCTGCACGCTGTTCGGCTACCCGGTGTCCGACCCGCAGCGCTACGGCATCGGCGAGCTGGACGCGCGGGGCGAGCTGGTCTCGATCGAGGAGAAGCCCGCGCGGCCCCGGTCGGACAACGCGATCACCGGGCTGTACTTCTACGACTCCGACGTGGTCGAGATCGCCAGGGGGCTGCGGCCGTCGGCGCGGGGCGAGCTGGAGATCACCGACGTGAACCGGGCGTACCTGGCGGCGGGCCGGGCGCGCCTGGTCCGGCTCGGCCGCGGCTTCACCTGGCTGGACGCCGGCACGCACCAGTCGCTGCTGGAGGCGGGCCAGTACGTGCAGGTGCTGGAGAACCGGCAGGGCGTACGGGTCGCCTGCCTGGAGGAGATCGCGCTGCGCATGGGATTCATCACCGCGGACGAGTGCTACGCGCTCGGCGAGCGGATGGCGAACTCCCAGTACGGCCAGTACGTCATGGCCGTGGCGAGGTCGGCGGCATGA